From Solea senegalensis isolate Sse05_10M linkage group LG19, IFAPA_SoseM_1, whole genome shotgun sequence, the proteins below share one genomic window:
- the spag9a gene encoding sperm associated antigen 9a isoform X7, whose product MELEDGVVYQDDPGTSAMMSERVSGLANSIYREFERLIGKYDEDVVKELMPLVVAVLENLDSVFAENQEHEVELELLKEDNEQLITQYEREKALRKHAEEKFIEFEDTHEQEKKDLQNHVDRMESHSRQLELKIKNYADQISRLEERELDLKKEYNSLHQRHSEMIHNYMEHVERIKMQQISETSELSTVGRVRRERPVSLGIFPSSGGASLLIPDAQARAETPGTEAWRFTDPLQPRSNTSLKLDFVDPPREREGKSAQDSTWGNSLADDCKDELSDFTNSKSATPMSTTVSDMEKEDGNNKSTEVQATPGTRTVSVGLPENKSSADVQDIIESTPELDMDHGGYKQHCSTPTKGIENMAFDRNTDSLFEELSSAGTGLIGDVDEGADLLVEYSDLSLIGMGREVENLIQENSQLLETKNALNVVNKDLILKVDELLCEKEMLQGELEAILQVRAKLEDKSRELEEELKKVRLDMEEVKQKTKDEEDPQNDVPTAQRKRFTRVEMARVLMERNQYKERLMELQEAVRWTEMIRASRENPTLTEKKKSSIWQFFSRLFSSSASGPAGKKVEPQKYNSPGSLVKRSSTFSQFPTEKSKTFDFLNEEKDQCSSPSRKEQKRAQYRQVKAHMQKEDGRVTAHGWSLPSKYKVANGGQVENKMNLPVPVYLRPLDQTDASMKLWCAAGVNMSGGRILEFIKQTEGSQSSLDQLEHDNKDQEKVDQEKELIVQDEVSSRVWVCTSTHSSTKVLVLDVTQPSDLLDSFYACNTHVVCIASVPGVLETDYPTGEEVPQDVDHSQGDGVSLAGSVASMGSTGSDGTMAAEGTTAVPQTASSNVTDQPAEHTAISGLVELSRETSPSEDGVLPAEEATEATEANAGVGEEGEEDQGADQNQPGIYTEHVFTDPLGVGPTDSSPTDSQRGAGQDGDSSLPKDSDLLEGEAQRMSSALPTMWLGAQNGCLYVHSSVARWRKCLHAIKLKDSILSIVHVKGRVLVALADGTLAIFHRNIGDGQWDLTNYHLLDLGRPHHSIRCMTVVHDKVWCGYRNKIYVIQPKAMRIEKSFDAHPRKESQVRQLAWVGDGIWVSIRLDSTLRLFHAHTYQHLQDVDIEPYVSKMLGTGKLGFSFVRITALVVSCSRLWVGTGNGVIISIPLSEANKTMGIVPNRPGSAVRVYGDAASDYAMPGIFVPYCSMAHAQLCFHGHRDAVKFFVTVPGQAVPPAGTTDSGSDDPVSESSDTATSDPKTYLVMSGGEGYIDFRLGDEGGELDGLSEPTASQQSTPTKSERSHLIVWQVTTCND is encoded by the exons ATGGAGCTGGAAGACGGAGTTGTGTACCAGGACGACCCGGGGACATCAGCGATGATGTCTGAGCGGGTGTCGGGCCTGGCCAACTCTATCTACCGCGAGTTCGAGAGGCTTATCGGCAAATACGACGAGGACGTGGTGAAGGAGCTGATGCCGCTGGTCGTGGCCGTGCTGGAGAACCTGGACTCGGTGTTCGCGGAGAACCAGGAGCACGAagtggagctggagctgctgaagGAGGACAACGAGCAGCTCATCACTCAGTACGAGCGGGAGAAAGCGCTGAGGAAGCACGCCGAGGAG AAGTTCATTGAGTTTGAGGATACTCATGAACAGGAGAAAAAGGACCTGCAGAACCATGTGGACAGAATGGAGTCCCACTCCCGACAACTGGAGCTCAAGATCAAGAACTATGCAGACCAGA TCAGCAGGTTAGAAGAACGGGAGCTGGATCTCAAGAAGGAATACAACTCCCTCCATCAGAGACACTCGGAG ATGATCCATAACTACATGGAGCACGTCGAGAGGATCAAAATGCAGCAGATCAGTGAGACGTCAGAGTTGAGCACAGTCGGCCGAGTCAG GAGAGAGCGGCCTGtttctttggggattttccCCTCGTCTGGTGGGGCGTCTCTACTAATCCCAGATGCCCAGGCCAGAGCAGAAACACCGGGCACAGAGGCCTGGAGGTTCACCGACCCATTACAGCCAAGGTCCAACACCAGCCTGAAG TTGGACTTTGTCGACCCCCCGAGGGAAAGGGAGGGTAAGAGTGCGCAGGACTCTACTTGGGGGAATTCACTGGCTGACGACTGCAAG GATGAGTTGTCGGACTTCACTAACTCCAAATCAGCCACACCAATGTCCACCACTGTCTCAGACATGGAGAAGGAAGACGGAAACAATAAGAGCACTGAGGTGCAGGCTACACCAGGGACCAGAACCGTATCAGTGG GTTTGCCTGAAAACAAGAGCAGTGCAGATGTGCAGGACATTATCGAGTCCACTCCTGAGCTGGACATGGATCACGGTGGATACAAACAACACTGCAG TACCCCAACTAAAGGCATTGAGAATATGGCATTTGACCGCAATACAGACTCTTTGTTTGAGGAGCTGTCATCTGCAGGCACCGGGCTTATAGGGGATGTGGATGAAGGGGCCGACTTGCTGG TGGAGTACTCTG ACCTTAGTTTGATTG GTATGGGTCGGGAAGTTGAAAATCTAATTCAGGAGAATTCACAACTACTTGAAACGAA GAATGCCTTGAATGTGGTCAATAAAGACTTGATATTGAAGGTGGATGAGTTGTTGTGTGAGAAGGAGATGTTGCAGGGAGAACTGGAGGCTATACTGCAGGTCAGGGCCAAGCTGGAAGACAAGAgcagagagctggaggaggaactTAAAAA AGTGCGATTGGATATGGAGGAAGTGAAACAGAAAActaaagatgaagaagat CCACAGAATGACGTACCTACGGCCCAGAGGAAGCGTTTCACTAGGGTGGAAATGGCCCGAGTGTTGATGGAGAGAAACCAGTACAAAGAGAGACTGATGGAGTTGCAGGAGGCTGTGCGGTGGACTGAGATGATCAG GGCCTCGAGGGAAAATCCAACactaacagaaaaaaagaagtccaGCATCTGGCAGTT CTTCAGCAGACTGTTTAGCTCCTCCGCCAGTGGCCCTGCCGGAAAGAAAGTGGAGCCCCAGAAGTACAACTCTCCGGGCAGCCTGGTAAAGAGGAGTAGCACCTTCTCCCAGTTCCCCACAGAGAAGTCCAAGACCTTTGATTTCCTCAATGAAGA AAAGGACCAGTGCAGTTCTCCGTCACGTAAAGAGCAGAAAAGAGCCCAGTACAGACAGGTGAAGGCTCACATGCAGAAGGAGGATGGACGGGTCACTGCGCATGGTTGGAGCCTGCCCAGCAAATACAAG GTGGCAAATGGTGGACAGGTGGAGAACAAAATGAACTTACCTGTACCAGTGTACTTGAGACCTCTGGATCAGACAGATGCTTCTATGAAG ttGTGGTGTGCTGCAGGGGTCAATATGTCAGGAGGAAGGATTTTAGAGTTTATTAAGCAGACGGAGGGTTCTCAGAGTAGCCTGGACCAGCTGGAGCATGACAATAAG GATCAGGAGAAAGTGGACCAAGAGAAGGAGCTGATTGTCCAGGATGAAGTGTCCAGCAGGGTGTGGGTGTGCACTAGCACTCACTCCTCCACCAAGGTTTTGGTGCTGGACGTCACTCAGCCCTCTGACCTACTTGACAGCTTCTATGCTTGCAACACACATGTGGTCTGCATTGCCAGTGTGCCAG gtgtaCTGGAGACTGATTATCCTACTGGTGAGGAAGTACCCCAGGATGTGGATCACAGTCAAGGTGATGGGGTGTCACTGGCCGGCAGCGTCGCCAGTATGGGCTCTACAGGCAGCGATGGCACCATGGCAGCAGAGGGGACCACCGCCGTCCCTCAGACAGCCAGCTCCAATGTCACGGACCAGCCAGCTGAGCACACTGCCATCTCTGGCTTAG TGGAGCTGTCCAGAGAGACTAGTCCATCAGAAGATGGTGTTCTTCCTGCAGAAGAGGCAACAGAAGCAACAGAGGCTAACGCTGGTGTGggtgaagaaggagaggaggaccAAGGAGCAGATCAAAACCAGCCGGGAATCTACACGGAGCACGTGTTCACCGACCCGCTTGGGGTGGGACCCACTGACTCCTCACCTACTGACTCGCAAAG GGGTGCCGGGCAGGATGGAGACTCGTCTTTGCCAAAAGACTCAGACCTGTTGGAGGGAGAAGCCCAGAGGATGAGCAGTGCCCTCCCCACCATGTGGCTGGGAGCTCAGAATGGATG TCTGTATGTCCACTCGTCCGTGGCACGATGGAGGAAGTGTCTCCACGCCATCAAGCTGAAAGACTCGATCCTCAGCATTGT GCATGTTAAAGGGAGAGTCCTTGTGGCGTTGGCTGATGGAACGTTAGCTATTTTCCACAGAAACATTG GAGATGGTCAGTGGGACCTGACCAACTACCACCTGTTGGACCTGGGTCGGCCCCACCACTCTATCCGCTGTATGACTGTAGTCCATGACAAGGTGTGGTGCGGCTACAGGAACAAGATCTATGTCATCCAGCCAAAGGCCATGAGGATAGAG AAGTCATTTGATGCCCATCCTCGCAAAGAGAGCCAGGTGCGGCAGCTGGCCTGGGTAGGAGATGGCATCTGGGTGTCCATCCGACTGGATTCAACCTTGCGCTTATTTCACGCGCACACCTACCAGCATCTCCAGGACGTGGACATTGAGCCCTATGTTAGCAAAATGCTTG GTACGGGAAAACTGGGCTTCTCATTCGTGAGAATCACCGCTCTCGTGGTGTCCTGCAGCCGTCTTTGGGTGGGGACAGGAAATGGTGTCATCATCTCCATCCCGCTGTCTGAAG CCAACAAGACAATGGGGATAGTGCCAAATCGGCCCGGCAGTGCTGTACGGGTTTATGGTGATGCCGCTAGTGACTATGCCATGCCGGGTATCTTTGTGCCATACTGCTCCATGGCCCACGCCCAGCTGTGTTTCCACGGACATCGAGATGCTGTCAAGTTTTTTGTCACTGTGCCAG GACAAGCAGTTCCTCCTGCCGGTACCACAGATTCAGGCTCTGATGACCCTGTGTCTGAGTCATCTGACACGGCGACCTCTGACCCCAAGACATATCTGGTCATGAGTGGAGGCGAAGGCTACATCGACTTTCGGTTGG GTGATGAAGGCGGTGAGTTGGACGGTTTATCAGAGCCGACCGCCAGCCAGCAGTCGACGCCCACCAAATCCGAGCGGAGCCACCTCATCGTCTGGCAGGTCACAACTTGTAATGATTGA
- the spag9a gene encoding sperm associated antigen 9a isoform X9: MELEDGVVYQDDPGTSAMMSERVSGLANSIYREFERLIGKYDEDVVKELMPLVVAVLENLDSVFAENQEHEVELELLKEDNEQLITQYEREKALRKHAEEKFIEFEDTHEQEKKDLQNHVDRMESHSRQLELKIKNYADQISRLEERELDLKKEYNSLHQRHSEMIHNYMEHVERIKMQQISETSELSTVGRVRRERPVSLGIFPSSGGASLLIPDAQARAETPGTEAWRFTDPLQPRSNTSLKLDFVDPPREREGKSAQDSTWGNSLADDCKDELSDFTNSKSATPMSTTVSDMEKEDGNNKSTEVQATPGTRTVSVGLPENKSSADVQDIIESTPELDMDHGGYKQHCSTPTKGIENMAFDRNTDSLFEELSSAGTGLIGDVDEGADLLDLSLIGMGREVENLIQENSQLLETKNALNVVNKDLILKVDELLCEKEMLQGELEAILQVRAKLEDKSRELEEELKKVRLDMEEVKQKTKDEEDPQNDVPTAQRKRFTRVEMARVLMERNQYKERLMELQEAVRWTEMIRASRENPTLTEKKKSSIWQFFSRLFSSSASGPAGKKVEPQKYNSPGSLVKRSSTFSQFPTEKSKTFDFLNEEKDQCSSPSRKEQKRAQYRQVKAHMQKEDGRVTAHGWSLPSKYKVANGGQVENKMNLPVPVYLRPLDQTDASMKLWCAAGVNMSGGRILEFIKQTEGSQSSLDQLEHDNKDQEKVDQEKELIVQDEVSSRVWVCTSTHSSTKVLVLDVTQPSDLLDSFYACNTHVVCIASVPGVLETDYPTGEEVPQDVDHSQGDGVSLAGSVASMGSTGSDGTMAAEGTTAVPQTASSNVTDQPAEHTAISGLVELSRETSPSEDGVLPAEEATEATEANAGVGEEGEEDQGADQNQPGIYTEHVFTDPLGVGPTDSSPTDSQRGAGQDGDSSLPKDSDLLEGEAQRMSSALPTMWLGAQNGCLYVHSSVARWRKCLHAIKLKDSILSIVHVKGRVLVALADGTLAIFHRNIGDGQWDLTNYHLLDLGRPHHSIRCMTVVHDKVWCGYRNKIYVIQPKAMRIEKSFDAHPRKESQVRQLAWVGDGIWVSIRLDSTLRLFHAHTYQHLQDVDIEPYVSKMLGTGKLGFSFVRITALVVSCSRLWVGTGNGVIISIPLSEANKTMGIVPNRPGSAVRVYGDAASDYAMPGIFVPYCSMAHAQLCFHGHRDAVKFFVTVPGQAVPPAGTTDSGSDDPVSESSDTATSDPKTYLVMSGGEGYIDFRLGDEGGELDGLSEPTASQQSTPTKSERSHLIVWQVTTCND; encoded by the exons ATGGAGCTGGAAGACGGAGTTGTGTACCAGGACGACCCGGGGACATCAGCGATGATGTCTGAGCGGGTGTCGGGCCTGGCCAACTCTATCTACCGCGAGTTCGAGAGGCTTATCGGCAAATACGACGAGGACGTGGTGAAGGAGCTGATGCCGCTGGTCGTGGCCGTGCTGGAGAACCTGGACTCGGTGTTCGCGGAGAACCAGGAGCACGAagtggagctggagctgctgaagGAGGACAACGAGCAGCTCATCACTCAGTACGAGCGGGAGAAAGCGCTGAGGAAGCACGCCGAGGAG AAGTTCATTGAGTTTGAGGATACTCATGAACAGGAGAAAAAGGACCTGCAGAACCATGTGGACAGAATGGAGTCCCACTCCCGACAACTGGAGCTCAAGATCAAGAACTATGCAGACCAGA TCAGCAGGTTAGAAGAACGGGAGCTGGATCTCAAGAAGGAATACAACTCCCTCCATCAGAGACACTCGGAG ATGATCCATAACTACATGGAGCACGTCGAGAGGATCAAAATGCAGCAGATCAGTGAGACGTCAGAGTTGAGCACAGTCGGCCGAGTCAG GAGAGAGCGGCCTGtttctttggggattttccCCTCGTCTGGTGGGGCGTCTCTACTAATCCCAGATGCCCAGGCCAGAGCAGAAACACCGGGCACAGAGGCCTGGAGGTTCACCGACCCATTACAGCCAAGGTCCAACACCAGCCTGAAG TTGGACTTTGTCGACCCCCCGAGGGAAAGGGAGGGTAAGAGTGCGCAGGACTCTACTTGGGGGAATTCACTGGCTGACGACTGCAAG GATGAGTTGTCGGACTTCACTAACTCCAAATCAGCCACACCAATGTCCACCACTGTCTCAGACATGGAGAAGGAAGACGGAAACAATAAGAGCACTGAGGTGCAGGCTACACCAGGGACCAGAACCGTATCAGTGG GTTTGCCTGAAAACAAGAGCAGTGCAGATGTGCAGGACATTATCGAGTCCACTCCTGAGCTGGACATGGATCACGGTGGATACAAACAACACTGCAG TACCCCAACTAAAGGCATTGAGAATATGGCATTTGACCGCAATACAGACTCTTTGTTTGAGGAGCTGTCATCTGCAGGCACCGGGCTTATAGGGGATGTGGATGAAGGGGCCGACTTGCTGG ACCTTAGTTTGATTG GTATGGGTCGGGAAGTTGAAAATCTAATTCAGGAGAATTCACAACTACTTGAAACGAA GAATGCCTTGAATGTGGTCAATAAAGACTTGATATTGAAGGTGGATGAGTTGTTGTGTGAGAAGGAGATGTTGCAGGGAGAACTGGAGGCTATACTGCAGGTCAGGGCCAAGCTGGAAGACAAGAgcagagagctggaggaggaactTAAAAA AGTGCGATTGGATATGGAGGAAGTGAAACAGAAAActaaagatgaagaagat CCACAGAATGACGTACCTACGGCCCAGAGGAAGCGTTTCACTAGGGTGGAAATGGCCCGAGTGTTGATGGAGAGAAACCAGTACAAAGAGAGACTGATGGAGTTGCAGGAGGCTGTGCGGTGGACTGAGATGATCAG GGCCTCGAGGGAAAATCCAACactaacagaaaaaaagaagtccaGCATCTGGCAGTT CTTCAGCAGACTGTTTAGCTCCTCCGCCAGTGGCCCTGCCGGAAAGAAAGTGGAGCCCCAGAAGTACAACTCTCCGGGCAGCCTGGTAAAGAGGAGTAGCACCTTCTCCCAGTTCCCCACAGAGAAGTCCAAGACCTTTGATTTCCTCAATGAAGA AAAGGACCAGTGCAGTTCTCCGTCACGTAAAGAGCAGAAAAGAGCCCAGTACAGACAGGTGAAGGCTCACATGCAGAAGGAGGATGGACGGGTCACTGCGCATGGTTGGAGCCTGCCCAGCAAATACAAG GTGGCAAATGGTGGACAGGTGGAGAACAAAATGAACTTACCTGTACCAGTGTACTTGAGACCTCTGGATCAGACAGATGCTTCTATGAAG ttGTGGTGTGCTGCAGGGGTCAATATGTCAGGAGGAAGGATTTTAGAGTTTATTAAGCAGACGGAGGGTTCTCAGAGTAGCCTGGACCAGCTGGAGCATGACAATAAG GATCAGGAGAAAGTGGACCAAGAGAAGGAGCTGATTGTCCAGGATGAAGTGTCCAGCAGGGTGTGGGTGTGCACTAGCACTCACTCCTCCACCAAGGTTTTGGTGCTGGACGTCACTCAGCCCTCTGACCTACTTGACAGCTTCTATGCTTGCAACACACATGTGGTCTGCATTGCCAGTGTGCCAG gtgtaCTGGAGACTGATTATCCTACTGGTGAGGAAGTACCCCAGGATGTGGATCACAGTCAAGGTGATGGGGTGTCACTGGCCGGCAGCGTCGCCAGTATGGGCTCTACAGGCAGCGATGGCACCATGGCAGCAGAGGGGACCACCGCCGTCCCTCAGACAGCCAGCTCCAATGTCACGGACCAGCCAGCTGAGCACACTGCCATCTCTGGCTTAG TGGAGCTGTCCAGAGAGACTAGTCCATCAGAAGATGGTGTTCTTCCTGCAGAAGAGGCAACAGAAGCAACAGAGGCTAACGCTGGTGTGggtgaagaaggagaggaggaccAAGGAGCAGATCAAAACCAGCCGGGAATCTACACGGAGCACGTGTTCACCGACCCGCTTGGGGTGGGACCCACTGACTCCTCACCTACTGACTCGCAAAG GGGTGCCGGGCAGGATGGAGACTCGTCTTTGCCAAAAGACTCAGACCTGTTGGAGGGAGAAGCCCAGAGGATGAGCAGTGCCCTCCCCACCATGTGGCTGGGAGCTCAGAATGGATG TCTGTATGTCCACTCGTCCGTGGCACGATGGAGGAAGTGTCTCCACGCCATCAAGCTGAAAGACTCGATCCTCAGCATTGT GCATGTTAAAGGGAGAGTCCTTGTGGCGTTGGCTGATGGAACGTTAGCTATTTTCCACAGAAACATTG GAGATGGTCAGTGGGACCTGACCAACTACCACCTGTTGGACCTGGGTCGGCCCCACCACTCTATCCGCTGTATGACTGTAGTCCATGACAAGGTGTGGTGCGGCTACAGGAACAAGATCTATGTCATCCAGCCAAAGGCCATGAGGATAGAG AAGTCATTTGATGCCCATCCTCGCAAAGAGAGCCAGGTGCGGCAGCTGGCCTGGGTAGGAGATGGCATCTGGGTGTCCATCCGACTGGATTCAACCTTGCGCTTATTTCACGCGCACACCTACCAGCATCTCCAGGACGTGGACATTGAGCCCTATGTTAGCAAAATGCTTG GTACGGGAAAACTGGGCTTCTCATTCGTGAGAATCACCGCTCTCGTGGTGTCCTGCAGCCGTCTTTGGGTGGGGACAGGAAATGGTGTCATCATCTCCATCCCGCTGTCTGAAG CCAACAAGACAATGGGGATAGTGCCAAATCGGCCCGGCAGTGCTGTACGGGTTTATGGTGATGCCGCTAGTGACTATGCCATGCCGGGTATCTTTGTGCCATACTGCTCCATGGCCCACGCCCAGCTGTGTTTCCACGGACATCGAGATGCTGTCAAGTTTTTTGTCACTGTGCCAG GACAAGCAGTTCCTCCTGCCGGTACCACAGATTCAGGCTCTGATGACCCTGTGTCTGAGTCATCTGACACGGCGACCTCTGACCCCAAGACATATCTGGTCATGAGTGGAGGCGAAGGCTACATCGACTTTCGGTTGG GTGATGAAGGCGGTGAGTTGGACGGTTTATCAGAGCCGACCGCCAGCCAGCAGTCGACGCCCACCAAATCCGAGCGGAGCCACCTCATCGTCTGGCAGGTCACAACTTGTAATGATTGA